Proteins encoded in a region of the Streptococcus sanguinis genome:
- the lpdA gene encoding dihydrolipoyl dehydrogenase yields the protein MALEVIMPKAGVDMTEGQIVQWNKKVGEFVKEGEILLEIMTDKVSMELEAEEDGYLIAILKGDGETVPVTEVIGYLGEEGENIPTSGGSAPAEAPTPATTATSTDDDKSDDAYDIVVIGGGPAGYVAAIKAAQLGGKIALVEKSELGGTCLNRGCIPTKTYLHNAEIIENLGHAASRGIIIENPSFSVDMDKVLETKNKVVNTLVGGVAGLLRSYGVDVHKGIGTITKDKNVLVNGSELLETKKIILAGGSKVSKINVPGIESSLVMTSDDILEMNEVPENLVIIGGGVVGIELGQAFMTFGSKVTVIEMMDRIVPAMDAEVSKNLRLILERKGMTILTETKLEEIVEENGKLRIKVEGKEDILADKALLSIGRVPDLEGIGEVEFELDRGLIKVNEYMETSVLGIYAPGDINGTKMLAHAAFRMGEVAAENALKGNHHVAKLNLTPAAIYTLPEVAAVGLTEEQAREKYDVAIGKFNFAANGRAIASDAAQGFVKVIADKKYGEVLGVHIIGPAAAELINEASTIIEMEITVEEMLKTIHGHPTFSEVMYEAFADVLGLAVHSPKKK from the coding sequence ATGGCTTTAGAAGTAATTATGCCCAAAGCCGGCGTGGATATGACCGAAGGGCAAATTGTCCAATGGAATAAGAAAGTCGGCGAATTTGTCAAAGAAGGAGAAATCCTTTTGGAAATCATGACTGACAAGGTCAGCATGGAATTGGAAGCTGAAGAAGATGGCTATCTGATTGCCATTCTCAAAGGTGACGGAGAAACTGTTCCAGTAACGGAAGTCATCGGTTACTTGGGAGAAGAAGGAGAAAATATCCCAACTTCTGGCGGATCTGCACCTGCGGAAGCACCAACTCCTGCAACAACGGCAACAAGCACAGATGATGATAAGAGTGATGATGCTTACGATATCGTTGTTATCGGTGGCGGACCTGCTGGTTATGTAGCGGCCATCAAAGCAGCTCAGCTGGGTGGCAAGATTGCCTTGGTTGAGAAGTCTGAGCTAGGCGGAACCTGCTTGAACCGTGGCTGTATTCCTACCAAGACTTACCTGCACAATGCTGAAATCATTGAAAACCTTGGTCATGCAGCGAGTCGCGGTATCATTATCGAAAATCCAAGCTTCTCAGTAGACATGGACAAGGTTCTAGAAACTAAAAACAAGGTTGTCAATACGCTTGTTGGCGGTGTTGCTGGCCTTCTCCGAAGCTATGGCGTAGATGTTCATAAGGGGATTGGTACCATTACTAAAGACAAGAATGTTCTTGTAAACGGCAGCGAGTTGCTAGAAACGAAGAAGATTATCTTGGCTGGTGGTTCCAAAGTCAGCAAGATCAATGTTCCTGGCATAGAATCATCTCTCGTCATGACCAGTGATGATATTCTGGAAATGAACGAAGTGCCAGAAAATCTGGTTATTATCGGCGGTGGTGTTGTTGGTATTGAGCTAGGCCAAGCCTTCATGACATTTGGCTCAAAAGTTACCGTTATCGAAATGATGGACCGCATTGTACCAGCTATGGATGCGGAAGTTTCTAAAAACCTTCGCCTCATCTTGGAGCGCAAGGGCATGACAATTTTGACTGAAACCAAGTTGGAAGAAATCGTCGAAGAAAACGGCAAACTCCGTATCAAGGTTGAAGGAAAAGAAGATATTCTAGCAGATAAGGCTCTGCTGTCTATCGGACGCGTGCCAGACCTAGAAGGCATCGGTGAGGTTGAATTCGAACTGGATCGCGGCCTTATCAAGGTCAATGAGTACATGGAAACTTCTGTTCTAGGTATTTACGCACCAGGTGATATCAATGGTACTAAGATGCTGGCTCATGCAGCCTTCCGTATGGGTGAAGTTGCTGCTGAAAATGCTCTGAAAGGCAATCACCATGTTGCTAAACTCAATCTGACACCTGCGGCTATCTACACCCTGCCAGAAGTAGCAGCAGTTGGTTTGACAGAAGAGCAAGCTCGTGAGAAATACGATGTAGCAATTGGTAAGTTTAACTTCGCTGCTAACGGCCGTGCTATTGCTTCAGACGCAGCTCAAGGCTTCGTTAAAGTCATCGCTGACAAGAAGTATGGTGAAGTGCTTGGTGTCCATATCATCGGTCCTGCTGCTGCAGAATTGATCAACGAAGCATCAACCATCATCGAAATGGAAATCACCGTAGAAGAAATGCTTAAGACCATTCACGGTCACCCAACTTTCTCAGAAGTTATGTACGAAGCATTTGCGGACGTACTGGGATTGGCAGTTCACTCACCTAAGAAAAAATAA
- a CDS encoding dihydrolipoamide acetyltransferase, which produces MADDKLRATPAARKLADDLGINLYDVSGSGANGRVHKEDVETYKDTNVVRISPLATRIAQEHNIAWQEIQGTGHRGKIMKKDVLAFLPENVESDTIKSPAQIEKVEEVPDNVTPYGEIERIPMTPMRKVIAQRMVESYLTAPTFTLNYDVDMTEMLALRKKVLEPIMEATGKKVTVTDLLSMAVVKTLMKHPYLNSTLTEDGKTIITHNYVNLSMAVGMDNGLMTPVVYNAEKMSLSELVVAFKDVIGRTLEGKLAPSELQNSTFTISNLGMFGVQSFGPIINQPNSAILGVSSTVEKPVVVNGEIVIRPIMSLGLTIDHRVVDGMAGAKFMKDLKALIEDPISMLV; this is translated from the coding sequence ATGGCTGATGATAAGCTAAGAGCGACTCCTGCAGCTAGAAAGTTAGCGGATGATTTGGGAATCAACCTCTATGATGTTTCTGGCTCAGGTGCAAACGGTCGTGTCCACAAAGAAGACGTGGAAACTTATAAAGATACAAATGTGGTGCGCATTTCACCACTGGCAACACGAATTGCCCAAGAACACAATATTGCTTGGCAAGAGATTCAAGGAACTGGCCATCGTGGTAAGATTATGAAGAAGGATGTCCTTGCCTTCTTGCCCGAGAATGTTGAGAGCGATACAATCAAATCTCCTGCTCAAATTGAAAAAGTGGAAGAAGTGCCTGATAATGTCACTCCTTACGGTGAAATTGAGCGTATTCCAATGACGCCAATGCGGAAGGTTATCGCTCAGCGGATGGTAGAATCTTACCTGACAGCGCCAACATTCACCCTTAACTATGATGTTGATATGACAGAAATGCTGGCCTTGCGTAAAAAAGTGCTAGAGCCAATCATGGAAGCAACTGGCAAGAAAGTAACTGTCACAGACCTGCTTTCGATGGCTGTTGTGAAGACACTGATGAAACATCCTTACCTCAATTCGACCTTGACAGAGGATGGCAAAACCATTATCACACACAACTATGTCAACCTTTCAATGGCAGTCGGTATGGATAATGGCCTGATGACACCAGTTGTCTACAATGCAGAAAAAATGAGCCTATCAGAGCTTGTAGTAGCCTTTAAAGATGTAATCGGACGTACCTTGGAAGGCAAGTTGGCTCCAAGCGAGCTGCAAAATTCAACCTTCACAATCAGTAACTTAGGTATGTTTGGCGTTCAGTCCTTTGGTCCAATCATCAACCAGCCAAACTCTGCTATCTTGGGCGTAAGCTCAACAGTGGAAAAACCTGTCGTTGTTAACGGCGAAATTGTTATCCGTCCAATTATGAGTCTGGGCTTGACTATTGATCACCGTGTTGTTGACGGAATGGCTGGAGCTAAGTTTATGAAGGACTTGAAGGCTTTGATTGAAGACCCAATTTCAATGTTGGTATAA
- the xerS gene encoding tyrosine recombinase XerS produces MKRELLLERIDKLKATMPWYILEYYQSKLAVPYSFTTLYEYLKEYDRFFNWVLESGITDASHIAEIPLSVLENMTKKDMEAFILYLRERPLLNANTTQNGVSQTTINRTLSALSSLYKYLTEEVENEQGEPYFYRNVMKKVATKKKKETLAARAENIKQKLFLGDETEEFLQYIDTEYPKKLSNRALSSFNKNKERDLAIIALLLASGVRLSEAVNLDLKDINLKMMVIEVTRKGGKRDSVNVAAFAKPYLEDYLSIRSKRYKAEKTDTAFFLTEYRGTPNRIDASSVEKMVAKYSEDFKVRVTPHKLRHTLATRLYDATKSQVLVSHQLGHASTQVTDLYTHIVNDEQKNALDKL; encoded by the coding sequence GTGAAACGTGAATTGCTATTAGAAAGAATTGATAAACTCAAGGCCACTATGCCTTGGTACATTCTGGAATATTACCAGTCTAAGCTGGCGGTGCCTTATAGTTTTACAACCTTATACGAATACCTCAAAGAATATGATCGCTTTTTTAACTGGGTGCTTGAATCTGGTATAACGGATGCTTCGCATATTGCTGAGATTCCTCTATCGGTCTTGGAAAATATGACCAAGAAAGACATGGAGGCCTTCATTCTGTATCTGCGAGAGCGGCCGCTTCTCAATGCTAATACGACTCAAAACGGTGTTTCCCAGACAACCATCAACCGGACTCTTTCAGCCTTGTCCAGCCTCTACAAATATTTGACTGAGGAAGTGGAAAACGAGCAAGGTGAGCCCTACTTCTATCGAAATGTGATGAAAAAGGTTGCTACCAAGAAGAAAAAGGAAACTCTGGCTGCTCGTGCAGAGAACATTAAGCAGAAGCTCTTTTTAGGGGATGAGACGGAAGAATTTCTCCAGTATATTGATACGGAGTACCCTAAGAAGCTCTCTAACCGCGCTCTGTCCTCCTTCAACAAAAACAAGGAACGTGATCTAGCCATCATTGCCTTGCTGCTAGCCTCTGGTGTTCGTCTGTCTGAAGCTGTCAATCTAGACCTAAAAGACATCAATCTCAAAATGATGGTCATTGAAGTGACTAGAAAAGGGGGGAAAAGGGATTCTGTCAATGTTGCTGCTTTTGCTAAGCCCTATTTAGAAGACTATCTGAGCATTCGAAGCAAACGATACAAGGCCGAAAAGACTGATACAGCCTTCTTTTTGACTGAATACCGTGGCACTCCTAATCGAATCGATGCTTCTAGTGTCGAAAAAATGGTGGCCAAGTATTCTGAGGACTTCAAGGTGCGAGTGACGCCTCACAAACTCCGCCATACGCTTGCTACACGTTTATACGATGCAACCAAGTCTCAAGTTCTCGTCAGTCATCAGCTAGGACATGCTAGCACTCAGGTAACGGACCTCTACACCCACATTGTCAATGACGAGCAAAAGAATGCTTTGGATAAACTATAA
- a CDS encoding lipoate--protein ligase gives MKYIVNYSNDTAFNIALEEYAFKHLLDEDEIFLLWINKPSIIVGRHQNTIEEINRDYVREHGIEVVRRISGGGAVYHDLNNLNYTIISKESEDRAFDFKSFSTPVINTLAELGVKAEFTGRNDLEIDGKKFCGNAQAYINGRIMHHGCLLFDVDLSVLANALKVSKDKFESKGVKSVRARVTNIVNELPEKITVEEFRDLLLDYMKKEYPEMTEYVFSENELEEIKQIRDSKFGTWDWNYGKSPEYNVRRGTKFTSGKVEIFANVVESKIQDIKIYGDFFGIEDVAAVEDVLRGVKYEREDVLKALETIDISRYFAGISREEIAEAIVG, from the coding sequence ATGAAATACATTGTTAACTACTCAAATGATACAGCTTTTAATATTGCTCTGGAAGAATATGCTTTCAAACACCTCTTAGATGAGGATGAAATTTTCCTGCTCTGGATTAACAAACCCTCTATCATAGTGGGACGTCACCAAAATACCATCGAAGAAATCAACCGTGATTATGTTCGTGAGCATGGCATTGAGGTCGTACGTCGTATCAGTGGCGGTGGAGCTGTTTATCATGATCTAAACAACCTTAACTACACCATTATCTCCAAGGAAAGCGAAGACCGCGCTTTTGACTTCAAGAGCTTTTCTACGCCGGTTATCAACACCTTGGCTGAACTTGGAGTAAAGGCTGAATTCACCGGCCGTAATGATCTGGAGATTGATGGCAAGAAGTTCTGTGGCAATGCACAGGCCTATATTAATGGCCGTATCATGCACCATGGCTGCCTACTCTTTGATGTTGATTTGTCTGTCTTGGCCAATGCGCTTAAGGTTTCTAAAGACAAGTTCGAATCAAAAGGCGTTAAATCCGTCCGTGCACGCGTGACAAATATTGTCAATGAATTACCAGAAAAGATTACTGTCGAAGAATTCCGCGACCTGCTTCTGGACTACATGAAGAAAGAATATCCAGAAATGACAGAATATGTTTTCTCCGAGAATGAACTGGAAGAAATCAAGCAAATCAGAGATAGCAAGTTTGGAACTTGGGACTGGAACTACGGTAAATCACCTGAATACAACGTGCGCCGTGGGACCAAGTTTACCAGCGGTAAGGTAGAAATCTTTGCCAATGTTGTTGAATCAAAGATTCAGGATATTAAAATCTATGGAGACTTTTTTGGTATTGAAGACGTAGCAGCAGTAGAAGATGTGCTGCGCGGCGTTAAATACGAACGCGAAGATGTCCTTAAAGCTCTTGAAACGATTGATATCAGCCGCTACTTTGCTGGAATCAGCAGAGAAGAGATTGCTGAAGCTATCGTTGGTTAA